In Setaria viridis chromosome 5, Setaria_viridis_v4.0, whole genome shotgun sequence, the genomic stretch CCGGTCATCCAAACGACATTTTCCAAAGCGAGGTGAACAATTTTTAAACCTGTATTTTACATTGGTTTAGATATCACAAAGCCAATCCTCCAAACATCATGCGCCAGGTTGCATTAGCATGTTATGTGTTTTTCCCTGTGCTGTACATTCCCCTGCTATACAAGTGCGTAACTGATACAGCGATCCTTTTTCCTGAATTAAGTTCAGTCCTGCCTAAAATTTGCAAACCAGTAAGTAAAGCCAAATCTGTACAAGAGCAAAAGATTCTAGACAACTGACCACATTTTCATTAAACGACTTAACTGATACAGTAATTGCTAAGCATCCGAAGTCTACAAATGAAAATAAAGTACCAAAATATAGACGAACAGGAACAGCACAAGTAAATTTACCTTTATATAAGCCCTTCAGCCTATCTAACAATTAAATTGGGTAGCCAATATTACAGCCAATACATGAAACTACTAATAAAATGCTTTTGCAGGTCTCCCCAATTTGCTCGTACATACATTTTGTTTCATTAGGACGACACCATGTACACATAATCTTGCAAAATAATGAGGCAGTGGACTGATTTGATCAATTTCAGGCTGACAAATATTTATTGTCAATTTTGACCCGGCAGATTCATCATCTTCACAAGCCAGGTCATGCTACTGATTGAGTTGGCCAGTTTTCTGCCAAGAAGTGGTGGGTGGTTCAGGGTCCGATTGTGCCAGTGTCGAAGTAGAGTGTCGTCCCAGAAGATCCACCAGCAACACCCTCCATGAGCGCGAATCGCATGTCCTCCGACGGCTTCCAATGCCTCTTCCTCTGGTTGATGAACCAATTGTTGATCTGCTTTGGGTCGAGGCCGGTCATCGCTGCGAGCctcaccttatcttcttcctgtCATAATCACAACATCAGGCAACGGTTATAGTGCATCAGGTTTTGATTGTAGAGGGAAAATATTCGGCCTCTACCGTAGGATAAGGCCAGCGGTAGTGTGTGTTCCACCACTCCAGCAACACCGTCCGTGCATCCTTTGGTAGCTTCCCTTTCTTCCGCTTCTTTAGGAACTCCGATCGAAGACGACTGAGGCATCCACTGTACTTCTTGAGCAGCATTTCCTTGAGCTCATGGTCAGCTAAGCGGGAGCTGTGTTCTTGCCCTATGTCTGGCACATCAGTGTCCCCTGAGCATTGCTCATCCTCAGAGGACCCCATCATGTCATCTATAATGAAAGGATCAAGTCAGAAATAAATCACTTACAAGACATCTAGGCATCCACATATACCTGAAAGTATTTGCAAACAGGTTAAGTTACTAGAGTCTGGAATTGCCTCAATATGAATCTGTGGAAGAAACTAAGTTGTATGCATGTTGCGGTAGGGATCACATAAACATAACATAATTTGTATACCTAATATCAAACTGCCACATGCTAGCTACTCCTGGTTTTGGAGCACAAATGATCCACCCATGATGTTCTCAATTTCTGATACTTCAGCTTGATTCTAACAGACAAATGGTGAGAAGACTTTTTCCTATGTTATAAAACCGCTTATTAATTTGGGATAATTATGTGAAATCTTATTGATATGATTGTGCAACTACCATATCTTGTTGAGCACCAAAATAGTAAAGATTTTTGCCCTGTGCCACCCAAAAAAGTGCATTTTGAACTATGCAATTCTTTATTTTCCTTGCACCCCACTCAACTAGAATCCATATATTACTTTTTTAAAAACCAATCATTGActtaatttttcaaaaaagaagaatagcCCTACGGTCCCACACCTTTGTCACTAACGGAAGTGTTCTTATTATTATAAAGGCATGACCAATAATGCATAGATTGCTTGCATtttcaaatttgatttttccagAGGTGCAGTCCAAGATAGCCAGTTTCCTATCCAAATACCTGCCAATCACCATCTCAGTTCATATGGCACAAACTTCTGCCCATATTTTCCATAATTTTCTAGGAGCCAAGAACCCATGATAAGCTTCCATTCACAACACGTCTGCCTTCACCTTTTCAATGTATAATCATGTTATTGCAAGCCATTCTTCTCTATAAAAAAATTTGGTGAAAACCTGCCGCTGCGACTGCCATACATCATAATCATGTTATCATGGGGTCTACACTGATTGAGGTCTGGTTCCAGGTATAAATATGGATGTTGTTGGTTTTGCCTTTGTAGAGCTATCAACTTAGTAATTTCTTCTTGAGAACTACAGAAAACTGTTTTTATCCCTAAGGTCAATAGTTTAGGGCCTTTAGGCcccttttggaacaaaggaaaaACATAGAAAGTTGGAAGATTCCAACCTAATAGTAAAAAGGGCGTGTTTGGACGCTGCCGCCGGATGCCGAGCCGCAGCTGCGGCCGCACCGCAAGGGCAGCGGACGAATCGTCCgccacacttttggcatgctgCGGCAGGCAAAATGAATTAGCTTGCTCTAGCAGCGGTTCGGCGTGCCTAAGCCACGGCGTGAGCCAAACGCAGGTGCTGGTGCTTCAGTTGTGGCGAGATGAGCTGTGGCGCGATGCGGTCAAGAACCAAACGCGCCCAAATTCCTATACGCCCCTTTAGAACTAAGGATTGCACCTTATGATATTACTATGGATTTCTAAGGATGACAGGCATGGATCCATAGGAATTTTGCAGGAAATCTAACATGAGGTTGAACCTCATAAAATTATCGACCCTCTCTCGGAATTTCCGTGTTTTCATGTGTTCATGTGCAAAAGTTTCTTTACGAACCAGGCAGAAGTGTTGCATGCAAAAGTTTCATCGGATACTTTCCTACATTTCGAAATCCTATAAGACCTCGTGTTTTCTTTCCTCCAAAATCTCTATCAAATGAGGCATCCCATAGGAATTTCATAAGGGCCACATAGGGAAAATTCCTATCCTATAGGATCTAGATCCTACAAAATTCCATAGCTCTAATTGTTTTCCAAGGCTTATATTCTTTTTATCTCATACACACAGATAAGTTAATAAGATCTATCTCTATGCCCGAAAACAGGATGTATTAGCATTTTCACCCAGCATCAAATTTCCAGAAACACATCGTAATAACCAAACAAGGATGCACCCACCCACATGATCTAGTCGCGGACACACATGAATTTGGTCGCATTACATGTGCTCAACATACTGAAAATTCACAAAGAAGATGAGTTTTTCTAGGGTGAAAGAATTTAGACTTTCGtccattttattttcttttgtctcAATGTACAAATCACACAGAAGCTTGCCCTCCTTATAACGACTTGATGGCACAAGAGACTAACATCTACATCCAACATGGACTTTGAACCTACTATGGTTGTATCCGCGTGCAAGTATATACACTAAGTTCCAATTTTGAACGTGGAGCCAAAATTATCAATTATTGGTAAATGGAGGGAATACATGCAGtacaatattttttgaaaagacTGAACTTAAGTACATggcatatatgtgtgtgtgtgtgtgtgtaagaTAATGGGCAACTAGGTTCACAGTGCATCAGTATTACAACTTTGCAGATACGTTATAATATCATTTTCTACCTAACCTTCTTAGGATGTACAAAACAACCATACTCTTACTATGCTAACTTATAAGTATATATGGACAACAAATTCTTGTTCTTTGCACATTGTTTGACATTATTGTATGGATAACCTTTGTGCATTAATCATGTGATTCAAGATTGATGGAGACACTGCTCCCCTTATGCAGCATCAAATATTCAAATAACTGAATATATTATtagtatttttttctcaattcCCAAACCACATGGTACAATTTCATCATGGTTAAGAAGGCATATAATTTCAATGTTTCAGAACggatgtaaaaaaaataaaaaagcatGAATCATGGTGGAAAAACAAGTTAAGTTGCAGATCAGCTCAAGCAAGAAGTTTAAATGTCATATTGGTTTTCAGTCATTCTATGGCAATCAAACAAATGCATGCTCAAGATGAGAATCTTATGTTTGATAGCCATGTGCGTATATCCTATTATTATGAAACAAAAATCAATGTACCAGAAGATAAGTCTTACAACCTGCAGAAAGTTGGATCTAAACGTCGACGATGTTGCATCAGTTAATGGGCACCACAAGGTCTTGTCAAGTCAAAACATAGCATTTTCCCAGTAAAATATTCGGTACCCAAAATATTGCAACGAAGAACCCAAGGCAACCAATAGACTAGCATGCACAGAACATTATTTTCATTTATTATACAACCTGAAGCTCTTCTGACGTTCTGACTAAGGATTTGACGGGACCTTGTTAAAATCTTACTATCAGTCGAATATAgcaataagggggtgtttggatccggAACTTTccatgtcacattgaatattcggaagctaattaggactaaatatgagttaattataaaactaattacaaggCTAAatagcgagacgaatctattaaacctaattaatccatcattagcaaatggttactgtagcaacacattgtcaaatcatgaactaattaggcttattaGATTCATCTTgacgtttagcctccatctgtgcaatggattttgtaaatagtctatgtttaatacttctaattagtatctaaatattcgatgtgatatggactaaagtttagcccgggatAAACACCCTAAGTTCACTAAAGTAATAATACCTTCAGTAGTTTTGTACTAATCCTGATAAATAATGCTGCATTGGATGCTGCATCGAATGTGTCCCATACATCATCAGAGAACATGTCCAGTGAGGTTTCAAGTTTCGTAGGTGTTTTAGAATCCACATGACCGATTCGAAACTGATCGAGTTACTGAGGTAGAAAAAAAATCGTGCTTTTATTGtgggaaagaaagaaagtgcATTGTTATCTCCATAAAATAGTGGATCTCCACCCTAGTCATAGCAGAGTTAGCACTAATACCATTTCACTAAAAGAGTGAGTAAATATCGACGCCGTAATAATATTATAAAATACAAACCACAGAACAATGTAGAAAAGAATCCGCACCACCGGAAATTACCACTACCGTGATGATATGATATGTCTTGTCAAAGTACAACCACCGAATCCGGCAAGAGATCTCCTAAGCACGAGCTAGCTCTAAAACAAAACCTTTTTTCCTCACAAAAAATTTCTCCACTCAGTACTCCTCTCAGTCCTCTGGTTAAACCCGCATCCTGCATGCAGCAAAGCCAGACCAAGATTCTGGCATTGGGCAGCAGCAAGGCCAACCAATCCAAGCAACCTCActccccaccaggccaccacgctTCTCTCAAGTTCCATCACACAGCCTATAGCTACTAAagcctagagagagagagggatgcACGGTAGAGAGATAAGGAGGCTAGAtagagagaaagaggaggaaggcTACAATCTTGGACAAAACCCTACACAAGCACCCTCCCAGCTCTGACACCCCTGCACCCCATTTGCATGGACACGATTTGACCCTTCAGCAAGAAAACGCGCACACGCATGCATCTTTTGATAACCGCACACGGCAACAAAATGCACGCTCACTCACAAAAACCAGCGTGCAACGCGATGTATCCTCTGGAATACTATGAGCTctttacaatagtaacatgtgCCACCATGGATGTGGATggatgcgtgcgtgcgtgcgaaTTCTTTTAGCTAGACCACAGATCGATCGATGCGCGGGGTTTCCTCACCGGAGTGCGTggcggtcgtcgccgccggcgagctgccgccGCTGCAGAGGTTGCTGAGCTGCGCCTGGATGCTGCTCAGGAACGACGCGGCCTCGTCgaacggccgcgacagctcctccTTGTACCGCACCAGCACCCGGCAGTACGCGTCCTGGAAATCGCACGCGCGCGCGTGCACATGTAATAACAGACGATTAGGAGCAAATCGCGGGGCAAATCCAGCGTTCGCCGCAGAAATTACGCGGCTAATTCTCCCTCTATTTACATGGATATATATATACACGACGCTGACCCAAGAGCAGACCATGAACTCGTCGAGCTCGGGATCGACGCCGATCtccgcggcgccggagccggggcCGGCGCGCCCCTCCCGGCTGACCTCCTCCAGCAGCGACGCCACCTGCGGTGGCGCTCCCACCTGGAAATCAAGAAACCACGTAGCGCGGAGAAGCATCGATCAATTCTTGGCATGCACAGCTAGCCCGCAAGATCTCTCTGCACGTAGTAGCTAGACGCAGCACGCACCTTGCGGCACTCGATGTaggcggagaggagggaggggtagCGCGGGTGGCTGGCGATCTGCGCCTTCATGAGCTCCGTCAGATCCGACGGCGCCggcccgccgacgccggcgacggacGCCTCGCTCACCGCGCCGCCGACCCGCGAGATCCCGGGGTGGATGCTGTACAGATCCtccatggaggcggcggccgcagcagcagctcacCTGTGCATCACCACTATGCACACGCCTGCGCCTGCTGTGTGCGCACAAGTGGAAATCTAGTACGCCACTGTAGTGAGTGAATGATCCTCGTGCTGCGCTGGGGTTCCAAGAAAGTGAGGGGGCGGGGGGGCAGGAAGGCAGACGCTTATGGGGAATTTAGCAGCTGCTTGCACTGCAGATGGAGAAGCTGCAggtgcagcaggagcaggaaaaGCTTGTGATATCTGCAGAGGGATACTACTACATGGGAGGCAAGGAGAGAGATGAGAATAGATTGGGAAAGGGAGGGTGGAGTATTCTATGTGGAAAAGGGGAAGGCTGGGAGGGGTGAGGTATTTGACTGTATTTTTCTTGGAGACAGATTGGGAAGGTTGTTATCGTATTATTGATTTGTTAATTTGCATGGTTGGACCCTTGTGTGTGCTGGGATTTGGAGGGATACCCTCTAGAAGCATGGAGCTGATCACCTCTCAAGTTAAATATGGTTTTCTCCCATGGGATATCTCCCCCCATTCCCCCAACAGGTAGCTCTTTTACAACCTAATCATTAACCTTTGTTTAATCATAATATTTGCTAAAATATTGTAAACTTGTTTCATTCCATATCTAGATAGATATAGATATCTTATTTTGGAAGAATAATTGAGGAAGGAGCCCAACCTGCTCCCTGTTCTTTAAGAATTGCAATGTAGTCTCAAGTGCAAGGGGGAAAGCCCCAAGGTGAGGTTGCTATGTGTACAGGTCCCGTCTGTTTTCGCTTATAAGcagcttatcggtggaaataagtgagaatcccgtcaaatatttttcttatttctacCAATTTTGgtttatgtggtaagccgcttcagagatttgaattatgagaagcgaaaagcgagaagcgagaagtgtatccaaacaggacctaagctGCTAGCTTAATTTTCCATTCATTTATATTCTTTCTATGAATCAATTCCTGCATGTGACTTTATACATCCTAACATCTAGATATCTTCAGTGGAGTCTTGGTTTGCACAATTCAAATCTAAAGACCACAATATCCTTCTATTCCACGTGGAAAGTTTTTCCTTAAATAAAACTTCAAATATATGTTCTTTGGGTTAATTGCGTGGAGTATTTATATAAAAATGGCGACACTGCTCTAATTTCCATCTTCACTTCAGATTAGAAATGAAGTAGTTTTccaaaaatgaaacaaaatgggCCCTTCAGATTGGAAAAagaagtagtttttttttccaaacctgAAACAAAATGTGTCCTCCAAACACATATTGCGTACTATCCACAAGTTATTGGGTCAATCTAGAGATGCCCACTTCAGGAAAGCTAGAGCTCCGCCACACAcatatatttgttttcttttccacGAAACAAATAGTTTGATTTTAAACTTCATGACCCTATGagcataaaaaaaaatataattccACATTGACCTAAGCAAAACATGGCTCGGGCGAGGCAAAAAGCCTGAAATGGTTCCGGGCAAAAAAAACATGTCTAGGCCCGCCCCACGGACAAACATGAAGCTAGAGTTTTGAGGCTTCTTTCAGGTCGCCCTTTTAGTGTAAAGTTAATGGAAATAACTAGAGGACCAGGTAAAAGTTTTTAAACCTAACCATCAACATGAATAATTACATAAAAAATGGTATCACTAGAACCATCGCTAGAACCTTTTTCATATTATGtagttttttatttgaaaatacTAGTCAAAATGCTAAATTATTGACTACTATATTTGTATTGTAGGCTTGTAGCTGACTTATATCTGCTACCAACTAGAGGGAGTACGGAACATGTTTAACATTAGCAAATAGCAACAGATCGCCACTACACCTTTGTCCTCAGTAAAAGTCAATAAGGAAAACTTAAATGCATAGTGTATTGTACATCATAAATGCCTTAACTAGTTACCTTGTcataaacatcatatatttagaAAATTAAACAGAGCTAGTACATCATAAAAAGTGTGCAttgctaagggggtgtttggatacgaggtgctaaactttagcagggtcacatcggatgttcggatgctaattagaaggactaaacataagctaattacaaaactaattgcacaaatggagtctaattcgcgagacgaatctattgagcctaattaatccatcattagcaaatggttactgtagtaccacattgtcaaatcatggactaattaggcttaatagattcgtctcgcgaattagactccatctgtgcaattagttttgtaattagattatatttaatacttctaattagtatccaaatatctgatatgacaggtgttaaagtttaatacGGTGTTCCTAACCACCCCTAATTTTAAGTTGGCAAGACTAGACTATGGCCCCACCCCAGGCAGAGTTTGTGAGCCGTGTAATAGGCGTGTCAAAGGTCGACGCTGCGCCATTACGAAATAGTGGTTCACTTCCGTGATTACTCGAGTCTCTCCTCAATTTCTAGATCCCTTGCCAGCTTAGGGTGAGTCAGCGGCTAGGTCCGATATCTCCTTTACGACCTTCCTCGATATATACCTCCTTAAAAGTAGTTTCTCCTCTCGATTCagggaaaataagaaaagtttCATTAACAATTCCATACCACTCGGGCGGTGTGCT encodes the following:
- the LOC117859097 gene encoding homeobox protein knotted-1-like 1 isoform X2, encoding MEDLYSIHPGISRVGGAVSEASVAGVGGPAPSDLTELMKAQIASHPRYPSLLSAYIECRKVGAPPQVASLLEEVSREGRAGPGSGAAEIGVDPELDEFMVCSWDAYCRVLVRYKEELSRPFDEAASFLSSIQAQLSNLCSGGSSPAATTATHSDDMMGSSEDEQCSGDTDVPDIGQEHSSRLADHELKEMLLKKYSGCLSRLRSEFLKKRKKGKLPKDARTVLLEWWNTHYRWPYPTEEDKVRLAAMTGLDPKQINNWFINQRKRHWKPSEDMRFALMEGVAGGSSGTTLYFDTGTIGP
- the LOC117859097 gene encoding homeobox protein knotted-1-like 1 isoform X3: MEDLYSIHPGISRVGGAVSEASVAGVGGPAPSDLTELMKAQIASHPRYPSLLSAYIECRKVGAPPQVASLLEEVSREGRAGPGSGAAEIGVDPELDEFMDAYCRVLVRYKEELSRPFDEAASFLSSIQAQLSNLCSGGSSPAATTATHSDDMMGSSEDEQCSGDTDVPDIGQEHSSRLADHELKEMLLKKYSGCLSRLRSEFLKKRKKGKLPKDARTVLLEWWNTHYRWPYPTEEDKVRLAAMTGLDPKQINNWFINQRKRHWKPSEDMRFALMEGVAGGSSGTTLYFDTGTIGP
- the LOC117859097 gene encoding homeobox protein knotted-1-like 1 isoform X1 yields the protein MEDLYSIHPGISRVGGAVSEASVAGVGGPAPSDLTELMKAQIASHPRYPSLLSAYIECRKVGAPPQVASLLEEVSREGRAGPGSGAAEIGVDPELDEFMVCSWVSVVYIYIHDAYCRVLVRYKEELSRPFDEAASFLSSIQAQLSNLCSGGSSPAATTATHSDDMMGSSEDEQCSGDTDVPDIGQEHSSRLADHELKEMLLKKYSGCLSRLRSEFLKKRKKGKLPKDARTVLLEWWNTHYRWPYPTEEDKVRLAAMTGLDPKQINNWFINQRKRHWKPSEDMRFALMEGVAGGSSGTTLYFDTGTIGP